GTGCCGCTGCTGTCACCAGTCATCTTTTACGTGGCGCTGGTGGGCTTCATCGGAGCGCTGCAAGCTTTTAATCACCTCTACGTGATGCGGGTTCCCTCGGCGCAGGGCACGCTGGACACCGCCAGCATCACCATTTTTGACACTTTCTACCAGGCCAACAACTATGGTCTGGCCGCCGCGCAGTCGTTCGTGCTGTTTTTCCTGATTCTGGTGATCACCCTCTTTCAGTTCCGCTTCTTTGGGCGCAAGGTGTTTTATGGCTGATCCCTTGACGGCGCAAGGTACCGATGCCGGACGGGTGCAGACTGGAGGTTACATCTTTCATGTCAGCCACCTGCCGATCTACTTCTTCCTGACGGTCGGCGCACTCTTCGCGCTGACGCCCTTTTTGTACATGATCACGACCTCGCTGATGACCCTGGGTGAAACCATCAACCGCCAGTGGCTGCCTGCCTCACCGCAGTTTGATAACTACACTCAGGCCTGGGTGCAGGGCGGCTTTGACCGCTACTTTGTCAACAGTGTGCTGATCAGCGCTTTAACCATTGTGGGGCTGGTGGCCACCTCGTCGCTGGCCGCCTACGCCTTTGCCCGGATGCGCTTTCCTGGGCGTGATGCGCTGTTCGTGGTCTTGCTGGCGACACTGATGATTCCCGAAACCGTGACGTTTATTCCGAACTTCTTGATCATGCGCGGCAGCATCGTGCCGTTGCCCGGCGGCACTTGGCTGGATATGTTGCCTGCCCTGACGGTGCCGTTCATGGCCAACGCCTTCAGCATCTTTTTGCTGCGCCAGTTCTTCGCCCGCATTCCGAATGAACTCTGGGACGCTGCGCAGCTTGACGGCGCGGGCCACCTGCGCTTTCTGACCCGGATCGTGATGCCGCTGAGCCGCTCAGCCGTGCTGACGGTGGTGCTGCTGACCTTCGTGGCTTCGTGGAACTCGTTTCTGTGGCCTTTGCTGGTCACCTTCACGCCCAGGTGGCGGCCCCTGACGGTGGGGCTGTGGAGCTTTATCAGCGAGGCCGGGCCACAAACCCAACTGCTAATGGCCGGATCGGTGATTGCCATCGTGCCGGTATTGATCATCTACCTCCTCACCCAGCGCCAGTTCACCGAGGGCGTGGCCACCAGCGGGCTGAAGGGATGACTTGGCCCTGACACTCCCGCGCTGAGCTGAAGCCAGTTCCGACGCCTTCTCGCTGCTTTCCAGGAGTCTCCATGACCCAGACCAAACTTGCACGCCTTGCCCTAACCGTCTCTCTTCTCAGCGCTGGCTCTGTCCTGCCAGTGGCTGCTGCCCAGAGCACCAACTGGGACGCGGTGAGTCCCAAAGGCCAGACCATCAACTTCTGGCACCAGCTCACCGGCAACAGTGTCAAGGTGATGGATCAGCTCATCGCCAGCTTCAACAAGACCAATCCCTACGGCATCACCGTCAAGGGCCAGTTTCAGGGCAATTACACACAGATTTACCAGAAAATTGTGCCGCTTCTGGGCACCCCGGCGTTGCCGGATCTGACGGTGGCTTATAGTAACCAGGCCGCCACCTACCAACTCGCCGACGCGTTGGTTGACCTCAACCCGCTGATTAAGAGCCGCAAGTGGGGGCTAAGTCCGGTGGAGATCAACGACTTTTACCCTGGCATCTACAAAGCCGACGTGTTTCCGGTGTTCGGGGGGCAGCGGCTCGGCTTTCCGGTGCAGCGCTCAGCGGAAGTGATGTATTACAACTCGGCCTGGCTCAAGGAACTCGGCATCAAGTCCGCGCCCAGCAGCCCCGAACAGTTTAAGTCGGCGGCCTGCAAAGCCTCCAAGACCCCGTTTAGCAAGGCCAAAGGCTCCAGCATCGGCTACGAGCTGAGCGTGGACGCTTCGCGCTTCGCTTCGTGGAGCTTTGCCTTCGGTGGCGATATTTACGACGAGAAAGACAGCAGGTTTACCCTTAATAACCCCGGCTCAGTGCAGGCCATGACCTTTTTGCAGGGCCTGTTCAAAGACGGCTGTGCCAAGATCGTCAGCGAAAACTACGGCGATCAGACCGACTTCGGCGCGGGCAAGCTACTGTTTTCCATTGGCTCAAGCAGCGGCCTACCGTTTTACAAGGATGCCGTGGATA
This portion of the Deinococcus rubellus genome encodes:
- a CDS encoding ABC transporter substrate-binding protein; its protein translation is MTQTKLARLALTVSLLSAGSVLPVAAAQSTNWDAVSPKGQTINFWHQLTGNSVKVMDQLIASFNKTNPYGITVKGQFQGNYTQIYQKIVPLLGTPALPDLTVAYSNQAATYQLADALVDLNPLIKSRKWGLSPVEINDFYPGIYKADVFPVFGGQRLGFPVQRSAEVMYYNSAWLKELGIKSAPSSPEQFKSAACKASKTPFSKAKGSSIGYELSVDASRFASWSFAFGGDIYDEKDSRFTLNNPGSVQAMTFLQGLFKDGCAKIVSENYGDQTDFGAGKLLFSIGSSSGLPFYKDAVDKGAAFTWNVAALPHTTTKPTADLYGASVSLVDTGDAKRELAAWLFVKYWSSPDVQAQWAKGTNYFPTRKSVAAKMNDYFTANPASKNGFALLRYAQAEPAVPGYDAVRAEIEKSMTAIMNGAAVKTTLDTLNKTANTILADQLSQIKK
- a CDS encoding carbohydrate ABC transporter permease, whose amino-acid sequence is MADPLTAQGTDAGRVQTGGYIFHVSHLPIYFFLTVGALFALTPFLYMITTSLMTLGETINRQWLPASPQFDNYTQAWVQGGFDRYFVNSVLISALTIVGLVATSSLAAYAFARMRFPGRDALFVVLLATLMIPETVTFIPNFLIMRGSIVPLPGGTWLDMLPALTVPFMANAFSIFLLRQFFARIPNELWDAAQLDGAGHLRFLTRIVMPLSRSAVLTVVLLTFVASWNSFLWPLLVTFTPRWRPLTVGLWSFISEAGPQTQLLMAGSVIAIVPVLIIYLLTQRQFTEGVATSGLKG